The following are from one region of the Mesotoga infera genome:
- a CDS encoding CBS domain-containing protein has translation MKVSEAMIRDVSTIFEDETIEDFIVFCLRQNKSGLPVVDEEFRVVGFLSESDVIKSALPSYFSLLQSASFIPDTHQFVIRLGKIKDDRVSQHMVKPPVLIKPDDTVIYAADLLIKNGLKILPVVDDEGKLMGIVNRIYLIHAATQGKIDR, from the coding sequence ATGAAAGTAAGCGAAGCAATGATTAGAGATGTTTCGACGATTTTCGAGGATGAAACAATAGAGGATTTCATCGTCTTCTGTTTGAGGCAGAACAAATCAGGTCTTCCAGTTGTCGACGAGGAATTCAGAGTTGTTGGGTTTCTTAGTGAAAGCGACGTAATCAAGAGCGCCCTCCCCAGCTACTTCAGCCTTCTTCAGTCAGCATCATTCATTCCCGATACGCATCAGTTCGTCATACGATTGGGAAAGATAAAGGACGACCGAGTCTCACAGCACATGGTGAAACCGCCGGTGCTAATCAAGCCTGATGATACCGTAATTTATGCCGCCGACCTTCTCATCAAGAATGGGCTTAAGATATTGCCCGTAGTCGATGACGAAGGGAAACTGATGGGAATAGTAAACAGGATTTACCTTATTCATGCAGCGACGCAAGGCAAGATCGATAGATGA
- a CDS encoding ATP-binding cassette domain-containing protein has translation MIEAALSLKEFSLLVEGKKMLDSISLDVPKGSIALLQGARGSGKSALLRSFIHLNEELFDKVSYTGSIRLFGADIDNLDRKSVRRRVAYVDTTFLEAMSNFSLIEFFRFLKGKSFEFEDFEESELDLFHELDLLDLLSVKAETSLKSIPLFKRLSLLVFSTLVRHPEIIILDNILDHLDDDACNEVKNILLETRNNVTMIISSRFVLRLLDISDLLIVLKNGKISYVGSPELFVLNNR, from the coding sequence GTGATTGAGGCTGCTCTTTCTCTTAAGGAATTCTCACTACTGGTCGAAGGCAAGAAAATGCTCGACAGCATTTCTCTGGATGTGCCAAAGGGAAGCATCGCTCTTCTTCAGGGTGCAAGAGGATCAGGAAAATCTGCTCTTCTGCGGAGTTTCATTCATTTGAATGAAGAACTATTCGATAAAGTGAGCTATACCGGCTCGATAAGGCTCTTCGGGGCGGATATTGACAATCTAGATAGAAAGAGTGTGAGAAGGCGGGTAGCTTATGTCGATACAACCTTTCTTGAAGCGATGTCTAACTTCTCGCTGATTGAATTCTTCAGGTTTTTGAAAGGCAAGAGCTTTGAGTTCGAGGATTTCGAAGAAAGTGAACTGGACCTTTTTCACGAGCTCGACTTACTTGACCTCCTCTCGGTAAAAGCGGAGACGTCTCTGAAGAGCATTCCTCTCTTCAAGAGGCTTTCATTACTGGTCTTTTCGACTCTCGTCCGCCATCCGGAAATAATCATTCTTGACAACATTCTCGATCACCTTGACGACGACGCTTGCAACGAGGTGAAAAACATACTTCTAGAGACAAGAAACAATGTGACTATGATTATCTCTTCCAGGTTTGTTTTGAGACTTCTAGACATTTCTGATTTGTTGATTGTTCTGAAAAATGGTAAAATTTCATATGTTGGAAGTCCGGAACTTTTCGTTCTGAACAACCGATAA
- the rpoD gene encoding RNA polymerase sigma factor RpoD has product MEKQKKKTTSKTAVIEENIKSLAEKIVVEESETDDNGESNVLINKEEIDKRIKKLLRQGKKKGFITYEDIDSAFPPDYEGFDSTLVESIYEEFEKNKINIVEKEPVEEDDDIENEGGEELVSILETTPEMYDNISLKDPIKMYLKEIGKISLLTPSRERELARRAQKGEPKAKEELITANLRLVVSIAKRYIGRGLTFLDLIQEGNIGLIKAVEKFDWKKGYKFSTYATWWIRQAITRAIADQARTIRVPVHMVETINKLNKVIREHLQDFGEYPTIEELGKLTGKTPEKIEEILAASKETVSLESPISGDEESTMGDFIHDDSMEQPEEAAMKMLLREQIDQILDTLSPREAMVLKMRYGLLDGKTKTLEEVGQFFNVTRERIRQIEVKALRKLRHPSRSKQLKALLGMLNTSKRD; this is encoded by the coding sequence TTGGAAAAGCAAAAAAAGAAAACGACGTCAAAGACTGCGGTCATTGAAGAGAACATCAAATCACTTGCCGAAAAAATTGTTGTTGAAGAATCCGAAACAGACGATAACGGCGAAAGCAATGTTCTGATTAACAAAGAAGAGATAGATAAGCGAATCAAGAAACTTCTCAGGCAGGGAAAGAAGAAGGGCTTCATCACATACGAAGATATCGACAGCGCTTTCCCGCCAGATTATGAAGGTTTTGACTCAACTCTTGTTGAATCAATCTATGAGGAATTCGAGAAGAACAAAATTAATATCGTTGAAAAAGAACCCGTAGAGGAAGACGATGACATAGAGAATGAAGGCGGCGAAGAACTCGTTTCGATACTGGAGACAACACCCGAAATGTATGACAACATCTCACTAAAAGACCCGATAAAGATGTATCTTAAGGAGATCGGCAAGATCTCACTCCTGACTCCAAGCAGAGAAAGAGAGCTTGCGCGTCGCGCTCAGAAAGGCGAACCGAAAGCAAAGGAAGAGCTGATCACAGCTAACCTGAGACTTGTAGTTTCTATAGCTAAGAGATACATCGGACGCGGCCTCACATTCCTTGACCTTATTCAGGAAGGAAACATAGGGCTGATCAAAGCCGTCGAGAAATTTGACTGGAAGAAGGGCTACAAGTTCAGCACTTACGCTACCTGGTGGATCAGGCAGGCCATCACGAGGGCTATTGCAGACCAGGCAAGAACGATACGGGTTCCCGTTCACATGGTTGAAACGATAAACAAGCTGAACAAGGTTATCAGGGAACACTTGCAGGATTTCGGAGAGTATCCGACGATCGAAGAACTGGGCAAGTTAACCGGCAAGACACCGGAGAAGATCGAAGAGATTTTGGCTGCATCGAAGGAGACGGTTTCGCTCGAGTCGCCAATAAGTGGCGATGAAGAATCGACAATGGGCGACTTCATTCATGACGATTCTATGGAGCAGCCGGAAGAAGCTGCCATGAAGATGTTGTTGAGAGAACAGATAGATCAGATTCTAGACACTCTTTCCCCAAGAGAAGCTATGGTGTTGAAGATGAGATATGGTCTGCTAGATGGAAAGACAAAGACTCTTGAAGAAGTGGGACAGTTTTTCAACGTTACTAGAGAGAGAATCCGACAGATAGAAGTTAAGGCTCTTAGGAAATTGAGACACCCTTCTAGAAGCAAACAACTGAAGGCGTTGCTCGGCATGCTGAACACGTCCAAACGTGACTAA
- the dnaG gene encoding DNA primase, whose product MFTKEELDEIKKSINIVEFIGRYVNLQKAGSSYRGLCPFHSDNDPSFYVHPQRGFFHCFGCGEKGDIITFYQKIENLSFSEAVKRLADYAGISIEVDMAESEYDRYTAIMSRLASIYNKELRENNDDILKYLEDKRRLSQNTISEFQLGYSPDERTFPQSLPSKLRVDEKSLLQFGVLLRRGTSFKDRFAGRLMIPIDNESGRVVGFGGRIMTAEQGPKYMNSSESKYFQKNRLLFNLSRAKAAIKQLNYAVIAEGYFDVISLFEAGVTNAVGLLGTALTEKHLRILGNYTRNLLFFLDSDAAGQAATLRSVDVAEKMDFTTAVVMMRDYKDPADLFVMEGAKAIKEVLAVAIPGAAFRVEFYSRKLDLSVPQGRKHLIEYLRPYVVSFRNSGNLATVQLTVAALSEKTGYSERELESALRGVGSRNTGKELKSGVILKLKDHIRIYLQHSALRETVVKQLELMEESRDLKELLKGMKRGLELEELLDLVEESIGRELIDLASICIDYETAQRILRTTGEYANKRLVEEEMAEIDRKLPKVMDEGAKRALLVRRIELRRLLDRKMKGGD is encoded by the coding sequence GTGTTCACTAAAGAGGAACTCGACGAGATCAAGAAGTCTATAAATATCGTCGAATTCATAGGACGTTACGTGAACCTGCAGAAGGCCGGAAGCTCTTACAGGGGACTATGCCCATTTCACAGTGACAACGATCCTTCATTCTATGTTCACCCTCAAAGGGGCTTCTTTCATTGCTTTGGCTGCGGTGAAAAAGGTGATATCATCACTTTCTACCAAAAGATTGAGAATCTTTCATTCTCCGAAGCCGTGAAACGACTCGCCGACTACGCAGGTATCTCCATCGAAGTCGATATGGCCGAGTCTGAATACGACAGATACACGGCTATTATGTCTCGTCTCGCAAGCATATATAACAAGGAACTGAGAGAAAACAATGATGATATTCTCAAGTATCTTGAGGATAAGAGAAGACTTTCACAAAACACGATAAGTGAGTTTCAGCTCGGTTATTCGCCAGACGAAAGAACTTTTCCTCAGTCATTACCGTCGAAACTAAGGGTCGATGAGAAGTCGCTTCTTCAGTTCGGAGTATTGTTGAGAAGAGGGACTTCCTTCAAGGACAGATTCGCGGGCAGATTGATGATTCCCATTGACAACGAGTCGGGAAGAGTTGTTGGATTCGGTGGAAGAATAATGACTGCCGAGCAGGGGCCTAAATATATGAATTCCTCCGAATCGAAATACTTCCAGAAGAACAGGCTCTTATTCAACCTTTCACGTGCCAAAGCGGCAATCAAGCAGTTGAACTACGCTGTAATTGCGGAAGGCTATTTCGACGTTATTTCACTTTTCGAAGCGGGTGTTACCAACGCTGTCGGTTTGCTAGGAACGGCATTGACGGAAAAACATCTCCGGATTCTGGGGAATTACACAAGGAATCTCCTGTTCTTTCTCGACTCAGATGCGGCCGGTCAGGCAGCGACGCTAAGATCAGTAGACGTAGCAGAGAAGATGGATTTTACAACCGCCGTGGTGATGATGCGAGATTACAAGGACCCTGCAGATCTTTTCGTTATGGAAGGGGCAAAGGCAATAAAGGAGGTTCTGGCGGTCGCAATACCAGGGGCTGCCTTCAGGGTTGAGTTCTATTCCAGAAAGCTTGATTTGTCTGTCCCTCAGGGTAGAAAACACCTAATAGAGTACCTGAGGCCGTATGTAGTGAGTTTCAGGAACTCGGGGAACCTTGCGACGGTTCAATTGACAGTGGCCGCGCTTTCAGAGAAGACAGGTTATTCAGAGCGGGAGCTTGAATCGGCTCTTCGCGGTGTTGGTTCCAGGAATACTGGGAAAGAGTTGAAAAGCGGCGTCATTCTGAAACTGAAAGATCATATTAGAATTTATCTTCAGCATTCGGCTCTTCGAGAAACAGTTGTGAAGCAACTCGAGCTTATGGAAGAGAGCAGAGATTTGAAGGAGCTTCTCAAGGGAATGAAAAGGGGGTTGGAACTTGAGGAGTTACTTGATCTTGTGGAAGAAAGCATTGGCAGAGAACTTATCGATCTGGCATCCATTTGCATTGATTACGAGACGGCTCAGAGAATACTTCGGACAACCGGTGAGTACGCAAATAAGAGACTTGTAGAAGAAGAAATGGCCGAGATCGACAGAAAGCTGCCAAAGGTAATGGACGAGGGGGCGAAAAGAGCTTTGCTGGTCAGGAGGATCGAGCTTAGAAGACTGCTCGATAGAAAGATGAAGGGTGGCGATTAA
- a CDS encoding 30S ribosomal protein S9 — protein sequence MADFVDYYGTGRRKTSVARVHLRPGTGKLLINGKAYSDLKEYLSNDAWVRSALKPAVVTNTMGRFDMLIRVDGGGLAGQAGAISLGIARALIKFNPDLRKLLRQNNLLTRDPREVERKKYGLKKARRAPQFSKR from the coding sequence ATGGCTGACTTTGTAGATTACTATGGAACTGGCAGAAGGAAGACCTCTGTCGCCAGAGTTCACCTAAGACCTGGAACCGGAAAACTTCTAATAAATGGAAAAGCATATTCAGACCTCAAGGAATATCTTTCAAATGACGCATGGGTGAGAAGCGCACTTAAACCCGCTGTCGTTACTAACACAATGGGAAGATTCGACATGTTGATAAGAGTCGATGGTGGTGGACTTGCCGGGCAGGCGGGGGCAATAAGCCTTGGAATAGCCAGAGCGCTTATCAAGTTCAATCCTGATCTCAGGAAGCTTCTTCGACAGAACAATCTCTTGACCAGAGACCCGAGAGAAGTCGAGAGAAAGAAGTACGGTCTCAAGAAGGCAAGAAGAGCACCTCAGTTCTCCAAGCGTTAA
- the rplU gene encoding 50S ribosomal protein L21: MYAIIEASGRQYRVEEGMTLFTERQNGKESGDEIVFDRVILVHDGQEATVGKPYVDGAKVVGKVVSHGRDKKVLVVKFGARKNFDRVNGHRQWFTEVSIDKIETGVK; the protein is encoded by the coding sequence GTGTACGCCATCATTGAAGCCTCGGGAAGACAATATAGAGTCGAGGAAGGTATGACTCTCTTCACCGAAAGGCAGAACGGAAAGGAAAGCGGAGACGAGATAGTCTTTGACAGAGTTATTCTCGTCCACGATGGGCAGGAAGCAACGGTAGGCAAACCTTATGTGGACGGAGCGAAAGTTGTAGGCAAGGTTGTTTCTCACGGTAGAGACAAGAAAGTGCTTGTTGTCAAGTTTGGAGCCCGGAAGAACTTCGACAGAGTCAACGGTCACAGACAGTGGTTCACTGAAGTCTCTATTGACAAAATTGAGACGGGGGTGAAGTGA
- a CDS encoding 1-phosphofructokinase family hexose kinase encodes MNVLTVTLNPALDREIVVENFKINEFHRVKNPSYSVMDPGGKGINVSVILSGLGVRNVAIGFLGGNIGKVVEERMRLISDLITTGFVHVEEETRENIAIVDPLGDTITEINSSGPLVKPDDLRMFLRRFEVALSRVRHVVISGSIPRGVENDICRTLCKKVTDTGKLAFAEGTGPAFEMAVEAGVITVARPDLRSRKLIFGESLVDLNDYVRAAKKIIEKGAKLAILSYAIEGDVIATQDGVWLFKTRAHIDRSHLLGTGDAFMAGVVHSMIENEKDCFLAAKRGMSAAVAEAEYISKELISTKDIDKHIDSFDVRELE; translated from the coding sequence GTGAACGTCCTTACGGTTACTCTTAACCCTGCTCTCGACAGGGAAATTGTTGTTGAGAATTTCAAGATAAACGAATTCCACAGGGTGAAGAATCCCAGTTACTCAGTGATGGATCCTGGGGGTAAGGGCATAAATGTGTCAGTAATTCTCTCCGGTCTTGGGGTTCGAAACGTAGCTATCGGTTTTCTCGGCGGTAATATTGGCAAAGTAGTCGAAGAGAGAATGCGTCTTATAAGTGACTTGATAACCACCGGTTTCGTGCATGTGGAGGAAGAAACCAGAGAGAATATCGCAATAGTCGATCCGTTGGGTGACACAATAACCGAGATAAACTCATCCGGCCCTCTGGTAAAGCCGGATGACTTACGGATGTTTCTCCGAAGGTTCGAAGTGGCTCTTTCGCGAGTCAGGCATGTCGTGATCTCCGGCAGTATTCCGAGAGGTGTGGAAAACGACATTTGCAGGACACTGTGCAAAAAGGTCACTGATACGGGCAAGTTAGCATTCGCCGAAGGTACCGGTCCTGCCTTTGAAATGGCAGTAGAAGCAGGAGTTATAACTGTGGCTCGTCCGGATCTGAGAAGCAGAAAACTGATTTTCGGAGAGAGCCTCGTTGATCTCAACGATTATGTCAGAGCGGCGAAGAAAATCATAGAAAAGGGCGCCAAACTGGCAATACTCTCATACGCTATAGAAGGCGACGTCATAGCCACACAAGATGGAGTCTGGCTTTTCAAGACCAGGGCTCATATCGATAGATCTCACCTGCTGGGAACCGGCGATGCATTCATGGCAGGGGTTGTCCACTCAATGATTGAGAACGAAAAGGATTGCTTCTTGGCAGCAAAGAGGGGTATGTCTGCGGCCGTTGCGGAAGCTGAATACATAAGCAAAGAACTAATATCTACTAAAGACATAGACAAGCATATAGATTCTTTCGATGTGCGTGAACTGGAGTGA
- a CDS encoding 50S ribosomal protein L27, translated as MARKSAGRTNGRDSNPKYLGVKRGESSAVKAGSIIVRQRGTKIHPGNNVGLGRDHTLFALIDGKVRFEEKNNRKYVSVYSE; from the coding sequence ATGGCCCGAAAAAGCGCTGGTAGAACAAACGGAAGAGATAGTAATCCCAAGTATCTTGGGGTTAAAAGAGGCGAATCTTCAGCTGTAAAGGCCGGATCGATAATCGTCAGGCAGAGAGGGACAAAGATACACCCCGGAAACAATGTAGGGCTCGGCAGAGATCACACCCTCTTCGCTCTCATAGACGGTAAGGTTCGCTTCGAAGAGAAGAACAACCGCAAGTACGTCAGTGTCTACAGCGAGTAA
- a CDS encoding 50S ribosomal protein L13 gives MKIQKTPVCRWAVTHSKVQTKRKGEIEKTLGYLVDHNGNKIEKKWYVVDATDVPLGRLAGQIAMVLMGKNKPYYTPHLDTGDFVIVVNADKVKLTGNKLDQKKYYRYSGYPGGIKERTARQMMEKFPDRVVRLAVKRMLPKKALGERMLKKLKVYAGPEHEHAAQKPELIELVK, from the coding sequence ATGAAGATTCAGAAAACACCTGTGTGCAGATGGGCAGTGACCCACTCCAAGGTGCAGACGAAAAGAAAGGGAGAAATCGAGAAAACTCTCGGTTACCTCGTTGATCACAATGGCAACAAAATAGAGAAGAAATGGTACGTAGTCGACGCGACTGACGTTCCCCTTGGAAGACTTGCTGGCCAAATTGCCATGGTACTTATGGGAAAGAACAAACCTTATTACACCCCCCATCTGGATACCGGCGATTTTGTCATAGTAGTAAATGCAGACAAAGTCAAGCTTACCGGCAATAAACTCGACCAGAAAAAATACTACAGATACTCGGGTTATCCGGGCGGCATCAAGGAAAGAACAGCAAGACAGATGATGGAGAAATTCCCGGACAGAGTCGTTAGACTTGCAGTTAAAAGAATGCTCCCCAAGAAGGCTCTTGGCGAAAGGATGCTCAAGAAGCTTAAAGTATATGCAGGTCCCGAGCATGAACACGCTGCACAGAAACCCGAATTGATCGAACTGGTTAAATGA